The genomic window CTCAGTTTTACGAGTATGCTAGGATTTTCATCCGTGATTCCTCCGCGAACAAATTTCTCATCATTCATATATACGTTCACCTGCGGGCCTTTATCGTCGAGGCTGGCCGTATCGCTTACGCCGCCAATAATAATGTCGTTTTTGTAGCCATGCGCGTCCACAGCGCCGTTTTCTGCATAATAGCTCAGTTTGCCGAAGCCATATTGATAAGAAATGTCTTTAGGCACCACAAATGAAAAGGTAAACACACCGTTCTTTACGCTGGCCTTTCCATTATATATGATGTTTTTCTGCAAGACAAAATTACGCACCTGGCTGCCGGCATCATTGGAAAGCGTTTGATAGGTAATGGGTTTATCATACACTGTTGGATAAAGCGTTCCATTGAAACTGGTCATCGTACTACCGCTGAAATCATTCACTGTGCCTTCAATAGTCACCTGTTGCAATGCTTTAATGGTGTCACTTACAGTTTGAACGGGATGCGAATTAATGGCAGTTGTAACTACATTATATGCAGGATAATTTAATGTCAGTGCGGGATCGCCTAACAAGGTGAATTTCCTGTTATTCGTATCTCCGCCAATACTGTTTTTTCCTTTCCTGAAGACCTCTCCCAATGGCGGAATCACACCATTGACAGGAAGAAAGACATTATCCATAAATCCCTGGTTCATCAATTTATTGGCAGAAGAGTAAACCAGCCGCACCGTGGTTACCAAAGCAATGGCACCGCCTTTGGTGTTTGACAACAGCATTTCACCGGCTGATTCTATTGCGGGATCATCATACTTGCTGAATTCACAGGTAGCGGTGACAAATAGTGTGAGTTTATACAGGTTAGTATAACTTTCGATATCTGTGATCTGCAATACGCGTTCATGCGCCCAGCCACCGACACCACCATGCCCAACATAATTCATGAGCAGCGTTCCATTGCAAATACGGTTGTTGATGGCCGTATTCGCATCCGGATAACGGGTTCCGCCGGGTATTGATATTTGCTGATAGGAATCAAAATAGATCTTGTCGAAATTATATACCGGATAATTCGCCGCCACTTCCACTGCCACTTCATCGGCATCCTTGATATGCGTATTGTTATCCTCATCATCGGCCACAAACGTGACTACATTCCGCCAGTTACCGAATGACTGGGAAGATCCGTAAATCTTGATTTTATTCAGTACCGATGCAGCTTGTTCAACATCATTAACAGGAAGCCGGCCGATGGCGATATCAAGTTTCGCATTAGGGTCGAGTACATTTCCGCCTTCATTATTGTCAAGCAATCCGTAAAAGTCATCACTGACAAAGGAACTGGTTGCACTCACGGAATTGGCACTTTGAAAGGTCGGAATCAATCCCTGGTTTCCTGCTATATTTCCTTTGTTATCGTAAGACCCGTCACCAAAAAGGCAAATATATTTTGGCATGGACGCAGGGTCTGTACCTGCCCTTTGGTAAAACATCCTCGTAAAATCACGGATGGCAGTTATATCTGCTGCGCCTGAAGAGAATTCATTATAGACCTGATCGGTGGTAACTACATTCACCGACATGCCCGATGCACGATGAAAATCGGCCAGTTCATTGGCATAACTCAGCAGCACCGGCGGAGTGACAATCAGGTATGCTGCCTGTGGCAATCCATGCAGATCCTGGTTCGGTATCTTCCCCACTGCTATCGGAACATATCCTTCACCCTCCGCAAGTATGACAAACTCATGCAACGTATCACCCGATACTACAAACTGTAACCCATTCCCAGCGGAAACAACAGCCTGCCTGTGGCAATTCACCGGGTCCGTTACATCCAGCACCATTAATGAAGCATTCGTATTACTTACCGTGTACTGAGCGATACTTCCCGGCGACCATGAAGCAATGCTCCTGAAAGCCATCTGCGATCCTGACCACGACAGATTCCGCTGCGCATTTACCTCAATATAGTTCAGCCATCCAACAGCATCCTGTGCATTCCGTGTGTAATTGAGCTGCACATCAAAGTTGCCGGAGGTGGCATTAAAGATTCCTTCCAATGCAGCAATATTTGCAAACGGACAGGTATAATCGCTGCACACTTTAGTAATGTCAGCCACATCAATGGTTTGTCCGGATGATGACAGCTTAAACGAATTGGTGGAATAAATGCTTTTAGAGGCGACTAAGGCAGTTACTTTGACAGGCACCGTGGTAACCAAATTACCAAAGCTGAAAGGAAAGGATTGCGATGTTTCGAACTCAAATGTTTCACCATACCAGTCTCTGCCGCTCTCGAGAAAATTTTCAGATTCCACTTCATGAAAAGCGTGATCGTCAAAGGTGCTGATTTGTTTATTCGGCACCAGAACGGAAGATGGCTGCTCTGCCATGCGCTTGCCGGCTCCGAGATCGGTGGTTATGAAATAAAAAGCTTCATTGGAGTAGATGTTCAGTTTATGAATAAATTTCTCAGCCACGGTATCGTAAGTCCATCGGTGCGGCCCCCTTGCATAAAACTGTACATAATCTCCGGCATCAAATCTTCCGTCTTCTTCTCCTTTTACTATGATGGCATTCTCCTGCAAATCATCATACCTCGCAGCGGCATTCGGTTCCGGCAACATGCCTCCGCCGTTTCCATAGACGCGTATATTTCTCGGATCAATAGCTGCCGTATTGATGCCGAGTGCATCCAGGAAGCTTTTATCCAGTTTAAACACGCCATCATTCTTTACGGATATCTTATACCATGAGCCGGAAGCCAGAAAGGAATGTTCAGCATAGCTGTCTCCACCGCGTGTACCGGAAAGCGTTCCAACTCCGGAAATATTGA from Chitinophagales bacterium includes these protein-coding regions:
- the porU gene encoding type IX secretion system sortase PorU → MKILNSLPVAIRKITTLFSFLLCCTAALAQVVSADKTLNWSDTLQSLEFSDYRLHPAMYFDGASYDDQVYGYLPIYYESVAVPADGLPEVVLTDEVYATAAAGKGMIPADYFKSVGNAPVIKASIGYERKAPYVQMSIVPFRRNQSTGQIERLISFSYHINISGVGTLSGTRGGDSYAEHSFLASGSWYKISVKNDGVFKLDKSFLDALGINTAAIDPRNIRVYGNGGGMLPEPNAAARYDDLQENAIIVKGEEDGRFDAGDYVQFYARGPHRWTYDTVAEKFIHKLNIYSNEAFYFITTDLGAGKRMAEQPSSVLVPNKQISTFDDHAFHEVESENFLESGRDWYGETFEFETSQSFPFSFGNLVTTVPVKVTALVASKSIYSTNSFKLSSSGQTIDVADITKVCSDYTCPFANIAALEGIFNATSGNFDVQLNYTRNAQDAVGWLNYIEVNAQRNLSWSGSQMAFRSIASWSPGSIAQYTVSNTNASLMVLDVTDPVNCHRQAVVSAGNGLQFVVSGDTLHEFVILAEGEGYVPIAVGKIPNQDLHGLPQAAYLIVTPPVLLSYANELADFHRASGMSVNVVTTDQVYNEFSSGAADITAIRDFTRMFYQRAGTDPASMPKYICLFGDGSYDNKGNIAGNQGLIPTFQSANSVSATSSFVSDDFYGLLDNNEGGNVLDPNAKLDIAIGRLPVNDVEQAASVLNKIKIYGSSQSFGNWRNVVTFVADDEDNNTHIKDADEVAVEVAANYPVYNFDKIYFDSYQQISIPGGTRYPDANTAINNRICNGTLLMNYVGHGGVGGWAHERVLQITDIESYTNLYKLTLFVTATCEFSKYDDPAIESAGEMLLSNTKGGAIALVTTVRLVYSSANKLMNQGFMDNVFLPVNGVIPPLGEVFRKGKNSIGGDTNNRKFTLLGDPALTLNYPAYNVVTTAINSHPVQTVSDTIKALQQVTIEGTVNDFSGSTMTSFNGTLYPTVYDKPITYQTLSNDAGSQVRNFVLQKNIIYNGKASVKNGVFTFSFVVPKDISYQYGFGKLSYYAENGAVDAHGYKNDIIIGGVSDTASLDDKGPQVNVYMNDEKFVRGGITDENPSILVKLSDDNGVNTVGTGIGHDIAGTLDNDSKNTLVMNDFYSADLDSYQSGEARYPLNGLSEGPHSIVVKAWDVYNNSSEGSTDFIVSASAELALAHILNYPNPFTTRTEFMFEHNMPGEMLEVMVQVYTISGKLVKTIQQSVLPEMVAFSGAGCSDAGTSGGYRVNNIFWDGKDDYGDPIGKGVYVYKLTVEADNGMKADAFEKLVILK